A single window of Sporosarcina sp. FSL W7-1349 DNA harbors:
- a CDS encoding MHYT domain-containing protein — protein MEHSLASMHSHHNTYLVVLSYVIATMSAYVSIDLARRVMYSSRTAKYVWLIAGAGTLGIGIWSMHFIAMLAFQFPVPIYYDAVLVVLSVLIAIVGCFLGFTIISRNTKSSSRFILSGIIMGLSIAAMHYVGMAAVKPVTITYNLLLVIVSIVIAISASWVAIGLGFRSSNTAQGMPFGLKAVFSLIMAVAIAGMHYTGMAATQFTDHGHPAVPASDMDTSLLAWIVAGLTVLVFTLFFFSLIFDRVWKRKEILQKTLLDSIADGIVITDQSGRILHVNPAFLQLAGGHLKHPHLQQYHPGLVPDAELPSGLQVELNSMVFEVKRRPVIGEALHQSLWLFHDLTERIQNERQITYMAYHDALTQLPNRHRVDVVLNEWRVHNQSGASF, from the coding sequence GTGGAACATTCTTTGGCGTCAATGCATTCGCATCATAATACGTATCTCGTCGTCCTGTCGTATGTGATTGCCACAATGTCTGCGTATGTCTCGATTGATTTGGCGAGGCGGGTTATGTATTCTTCCCGGACCGCAAAATATGTCTGGCTCATAGCAGGGGCCGGGACGCTTGGCATCGGAATTTGGTCCATGCATTTTATCGCAATGCTCGCTTTTCAGTTCCCTGTTCCGATCTATTATGATGCGGTTTTGGTCGTCCTGTCGGTCCTAATTGCGATTGTAGGCTGTTTCTTGGGATTTACTATCATTTCACGGAATACCAAAAGTTCATCCCGGTTTATCCTATCGGGAATCATTATGGGATTAAGTATTGCAGCGATGCACTATGTCGGCATGGCGGCGGTGAAACCCGTTACGATCACGTACAATCTTCTGTTAGTGATCGTGTCCATTGTCATCGCCATTTCCGCGTCTTGGGTGGCGATTGGCCTTGGCTTTCGCTCTTCCAATACAGCACAGGGGATGCCATTCGGGTTGAAGGCTGTCTTTTCGCTCATCATGGCGGTTGCCATCGCGGGCATGCATTATACCGGAATGGCCGCCACACAATTTACGGACCATGGCCATCCTGCCGTTCCTGCATCCGACATGGATACTTCACTCTTGGCCTGGATTGTGGCAGGCCTTACGGTTCTGGTGTTTACTCTCTTCTTCTTTTCCTTGATTTTCGACAGGGTATGGAAGAGAAAAGAAATATTGCAGAAAACCTTACTGGACTCCATCGCGGACGGCATTGTCATCACCGACCAATCGGGCCGGATCTTGCATGTAAATCCCGCCTTTCTCCAATTGGCAGGGGGACACTTGAAACACCCGCATTTGCAGCAATATCATCCCGGGCTTGTACCTGACGCAGAACTGCCTTCCGGTTTGCAGGTCGAATTAAATTCCATGGTATTCGAAGTGAAGCGGAGGCCGGTCATAGGAGAAGCGTTGCATCAATCTCTCTGGCTTTTCCACGACCTGACGGAACGCATTCAGAATGAGCGTCAGATCACCTATATGGCGTACCACGATGCACTTACCCAACTGCCAAACCGCCACCGTGTCGATGTAGTTTTGAATGAATGGCGAGTACACAATCAATCGGGTGCATCATTTTGA
- a CDS encoding DoxX family protein: MKEKTIIMPENPVSHFLFNDTRSGLIWLIIRLYVGYAWLMAGWGKVRSDAWTGDHAGDAIRGFVGGALAKSADGGDVTGWYASFLETIVLPNAKVFGFLVAYGELLVGLGLIFGLLTGIAAFFGAFMNVSFLFAGTLSTNPILFILATWLVLAWKVAGWYGLDRWAMPLLGTPWAKAEKSR, translated from the coding sequence ATGAAAGAAAAAACAATTATCATGCCTGAAAATCCGGTCTCTCATTTTTTATTCAATGATACGCGTTCTGGACTTATATGGCTGATCATCCGATTATACGTCGGGTATGCTTGGCTCATGGCCGGTTGGGGGAAAGTGAGAAGCGATGCGTGGACCGGTGATCACGCGGGCGATGCCATCCGAGGATTCGTCGGCGGGGCACTAGCCAAGTCTGCGGACGGCGGAGACGTGACCGGTTGGTATGCCTCATTCCTTGAAACAATCGTCCTTCCGAATGCCAAAGTGTTCGGCTTTTTGGTAGCATACGGAGAGTTGCTTGTGGGCCTTGGATTGATTTTCGGGCTTCTGACGGGCATTGCCGCCTTTTTCGGCGCCTTCATGAATGTCAGTTTCCTGTTTGCCGGGACGCTCAGCACGAACCCGATTTTGTTCATCCTTGCCACCTGGCTCGTTCTGGCGTGGAAAGTCGCTGGCTGGTACGGCCTCGACCGTTGGGCCATGCCGCTTCTCGGCACGCCATGGGCAAAAGCCGAAAAATCAAGATAA
- a CDS encoding Zn-dependent hydrolase, with amino-acid sequence MKELTMESKEFKRVLHNLHLENMTLHTALQKRVLELINSGVPITSAMIQEALDCEKI; translated from the coding sequence ATGAAGGAATTAACGATGGAGTCGAAGGAATTCAAAAGGGTGCTTCACAATCTCCATTTGGAAAATATGACCCTTCATACCGCTCTGCAAAAAAGAGTGCTGGAGCTGATCAATTCAGGAGTTCCAATCACATCCGCCATGATTCAGGAAGCGCTGGACTGTGAAAAGATATAA
- a CDS encoding ABC transporter ATP-binding protein has translation MTLKIENITKKYSDKFVLKQVSCELYEGIYGLLGPNGAGKSTLMRILVDVLQSTSGRITYNGADISTLGESYRDVLGYLPQSFGGYSNFTAEKFLHYVAALKGLEGKEAIVKVDELLDLVGLQDVKKKKLRGFSGGMIQRVGIAQALINDPKVLILDEPTAGLDPSERIRFRGILSELSQDKIIILSTHIVSDIEYVANEVLLLKAGELIEKKSPTELLSELEGNVWSMIVEEKAYLKTKHRLKLVNTHHLQGKVEVRVISNDKPGDNAIAVLPRMEDIYVYYFGEND, from the coding sequence ATGACGCTGAAAATCGAAAATATAACAAAGAAATATAGTGACAAATTTGTCCTGAAACAAGTAAGTTGTGAATTGTATGAAGGAATCTATGGCTTGCTAGGTCCGAACGGCGCAGGAAAATCAACCTTAATGCGCATACTCGTAGATGTTTTACAATCGACAAGTGGCCGCATCACTTACAACGGAGCTGACATTTCGACACTTGGCGAAAGTTACCGGGATGTACTCGGCTATCTTCCTCAGTCTTTCGGAGGCTATAGTAATTTCACTGCCGAAAAATTTCTCCATTATGTGGCAGCATTAAAAGGTTTGGAAGGTAAGGAAGCGATTGTCAAAGTCGATGAACTGCTTGATTTAGTCGGCTTACAAGATGTAAAGAAAAAGAAACTACGAGGGTTTTCAGGAGGAATGATTCAACGGGTCGGCATTGCGCAGGCGCTCATCAACGACCCTAAAGTTCTCATTTTGGACGAGCCTACTGCTGGACTCGACCCGAGTGAACGTATCCGGTTCAGAGGGATACTGTCTGAGTTATCTCAGGATAAGATCATTATTCTATCCACCCATATTGTTTCTGATATTGAATATGTAGCCAATGAGGTTTTATTGTTAAAAGCAGGCGAATTGATTGAAAAGAAGTCGCCAACTGAATTGCTTTCTGAACTAGAGGGCAATGTTTGGAGTATGATTGTAGAGGAGAAAGCCTATCTGAAGACAAAGCATAGACTGAAATTAGTCAATACGCATCACTTGCAAGGTAAAGTGGAGGTACGTGTCATTTCAAACGACAAGCCCGGTGACAATGCTATTGCCGTTTTACCACGTATGGAAGATATTTATGTTTATTATTTTGGGGAAAACGATTGA
- a CDS encoding cyclic 2,3-diphosphoglycerate synthase translates to MDRKNIIIIGAAGRDFHNFNTHYRDNDAYRVVAFTATQIPDIDGRKYPSELAGDLYPEGIPIYSQEQLPQLIQELDVDECVFAYSDVSYDDVMGVGAIVNSAGANFTLLGSKSTMLKSNKPVISVCAVRTGTGKSQTSRKIIETLLEHDLKVVAIRHPMPYGDLVAQRVQRFATVEDLKHHNCTIEEMEEYEPHVARGNIVYAGVDYADILQAAENDPDGCDVILWDGGNNDFSFYEPDLAVTVLDPHRPGHELKYYPGEVSLRTADVAIINKVDSAEAEAIQIVENNIKKVNPDSVIMKAESKITVDHPEQIAGKRVLIVEDGPTLTHGEMKLGAGTVAAQRLGAKEIIDPRPYAVGTIADTFRKYGHIGNLLPAMGYGEQQLKDLEETINAADCDAVIIGTPMDLSRVISINKPCTRIHYDLEEVGSPDLNEILKKFIQEHQLVKAQSPKA, encoded by the coding sequence ATGGACAGAAAAAATATTATTATCATCGGTGCGGCCGGTAGGGATTTCCACAACTTTAATACACATTATCGCGATAACGATGCCTATCGTGTAGTTGCTTTCACGGCGACCCAAATTCCGGATATCGACGGACGAAAATATCCGAGTGAATTGGCAGGCGATTTGTATCCGGAAGGGATTCCGATTTATTCACAAGAACAGTTGCCACAATTGATCCAAGAGTTGGATGTGGATGAATGTGTCTTCGCATACAGTGATGTCAGCTATGACGACGTGATGGGGGTCGGCGCGATTGTGAATTCTGCGGGTGCCAACTTCACATTGCTCGGATCAAAGAGCACGATGTTGAAAAGCAATAAACCGGTCATTTCGGTGTGCGCGGTACGGACTGGAACAGGGAAAAGCCAGACGTCCCGGAAAATTATCGAAACCTTGCTGGAGCATGATTTAAAAGTGGTTGCGATTCGCCACCCGATGCCATATGGCGATTTAGTGGCACAGCGGGTTCAGCGTTTTGCGACTGTTGAAGATTTGAAGCATCACAATTGTACGATTGAAGAAATGGAAGAATACGAACCGCATGTGGCGCGCGGAAATATCGTCTATGCAGGCGTGGATTATGCAGATATCTTACAAGCGGCGGAAAACGATCCGGACGGATGCGATGTCATCTTATGGGATGGCGGGAATAATGACTTTTCATTCTACGAGCCTGATTTAGCGGTCACTGTATTGGACCCGCATCGCCCCGGCCATGAGCTGAAATATTATCCGGGCGAAGTGAGCTTGCGTACCGCTGACGTAGCCATCATTAATAAAGTCGACAGTGCTGAAGCGGAAGCTATTCAAATAGTCGAAAATAATATTAAGAAGGTCAATCCAGATAGCGTTATTATGAAAGCGGAGTCCAAAATCACGGTGGATCATCCCGAGCAAATTGCTGGAAAGCGTGTTTTAATCGTCGAAGATGGTCCGACGTTGACGCATGGCGAAATGAAACTCGGGGCGGGCACTGTGGCAGCGCAGCGTCTAGGCGCAAAGGAAATAATCGATCCACGACCATATGCAGTCGGCACCATTGCGGACACATTCCGCAAATACGGCCATATCGGCAACCTTCTTCCGGCAATGGGCTATGGCGAACAGCAATTGAAGGACTTGGAAGAGACGATCAATGCGGCGGACTGTGATGCGGTAATCATCGGGACACCGATGGATCTGTCCCGTGTCATTTCCATCAACAAGCCTTGCACCCGGATCCATTATGATCTCGAGGAAGTCGGCAGCCCGGACTTGAACGAAATCTTGAAGAAATTCATCCAGGAACACCAGCTCGTTAAGGCACAGTCACCAAAAGCATAA
- a CDS encoding DUF3237 domain-containing protein, with protein MENSFKVTITVGPPIEIGHTGAGIRRVIPITGGTVEGAGLHGEVLPGGADYQLIRNDGVTEVVAHYVLQMSDGELIYVVNKGYRHGPPDIMEKLKAGEPVPDGSYYFKTTPVFETASEAYQFLNRTIYVGNGIRRPAAVEITFTEG; from the coding sequence ATGGAAAATTCATTTAAAGTAACTATCACAGTGGGCCCACCAATAGAAATCGGACACACAGGAGCCGGAATCCGAAGGGTGATTCCCATTACCGGCGGCACGGTCGAAGGGGCGGGGTTACACGGGGAGGTCCTGCCGGGCGGCGCAGATTATCAGTTGATCCGAAACGATGGTGTGACCGAAGTGGTGGCCCATTATGTGCTCCAGATGAGCGATGGGGAACTGATTTACGTGGTCAATAAAGGATACCGCCACGGACCACCCGACATCATGGAGAAACTGAAGGCTGGTGAACCTGTACCGGACGGTTCCTATTATTTTAAGACGACGCCAGTATTCGAAACAGCCAGTGAAGCCTACCAATTTTTAAATAGGACGATCTACGTCGGAAACGGAATTCGGCGGCCTGCTGCTGTGGAGATTACGTTTACGGAAGGGTAA
- a CDS encoding inner-membrane translocator — translation MEGLILTLFIIVIISLNVASFIFFKKWKPSLIIAGFVMIIFAPVLGFSSGALFLRFYDWDSGGTGEGAGYGGAFLGLITLVNGILILLIGIVMLIIRVIAKRR, via the coding sequence ATGGAAGGTTTAATATTAACTTTATTTATCATTGTAATAATATCGCTTAATGTTGCTTCTTTTATATTTTTTAAAAAGTGGAAACCAAGTCTTATTATTGCAGGATTTGTTATGATTATTTTTGCCCCTGTTCTTGGCTTTTCAAGTGGTGCATTATTTCTCCGTTTCTATGATTGGGATTCAGGGGGAACAGGAGAGGGTGCAGGCTATGGTGGAGCATTTTTAGGTTTAATTACTTTGGTTAATGGGATTCTCATACTATTGATCGGAATTGTTATGTTGATTATAAGAGTAATCGCAAAACGACGTTAA
- a CDS encoding Fic/DOC family protein, translating into MKRYNSEENDPYLLRHNLLGIQTYEQLEEAEALVFSIRAAELEQRGFHFPFTKEGFKSLHQHLFQDLYSFAGEFRDVQLMKGGTRFCQVEHLDLYSADLFCKLGKEPGWTTLEEAADRLAFFKSELNMLHPFREGNGRTTRIFIHAYARSKGVEWAYETIPRDVYMEAMIESVIKSDSLKALFLKTLDFL; encoded by the coding sequence GTGAAAAGATATAATAGTGAAGAAAATGATCCGTACCTGTTGCGGCATAATTTGTTAGGGATCCAAACGTACGAACAGCTGGAGGAAGCGGAAGCGTTGGTCTTTTCAATCCGTGCGGCTGAGTTGGAGCAAAGAGGCTTTCATTTTCCATTCACCAAAGAGGGTTTCAAAAGTTTACATCAGCATTTATTTCAGGATCTTTATTCATTTGCCGGCGAGTTTCGGGACGTTCAGCTAATGAAGGGCGGAACGCGATTTTGCCAAGTGGAACATCTCGACTTGTATTCGGCTGATCTGTTTTGCAAGCTAGGCAAGGAACCGGGCTGGACCACGTTGGAGGAAGCGGCCGACCGACTGGCTTTCTTCAAATCCGAACTCAATATGCTGCATCCTTTCCGGGAAGGGAACGGACGGACGACGCGTATTTTCATACACGCCTATGCGCGGTCGAAAGGGGTGGAGTGGGCATACGAGACAATTCCGAGAGATGTGTATATGGAAGCGATGATTGAATCGGTCATCAAGAGCGATTCCTTGAAGGCACTTTTTCTGAAAACCCTGGACTTTTTGTGA
- a CDS encoding catalase: protein MDQNKQQPMNRKDEQLEPFRKRNTGPDKQMTEESGMKVANDQKTLRAGNRGPLLMQDFHFYKKQTHFNRERIPEKVVHARGFGAYGDFELYESMQDYTMAKFLQEPGKKTPAFVRFSNFIGNKGSKDTAVDIRGFAVKFYTEEGNYDSLALQFPVFILADAMKFADVTHAAKPNPKTHIPQATVAHDSFWDYVVNNPESAHMVMWVMSMRGRPRSWRMMEGYPINTFRFVNAEGVSTFVRFVWKPKLGVHSLLLDEANLIGGVDPDFHRRDLIEAIESGAYPEYELGVQLIANEDEFKFDFDILDDTKLWPEEEIPVKIIGKLTLNRLVDNFFAEEEQSAFNPSNLVPGIEFSNDPVLQGRSFAYRDTELYRQNSANYEELPVNRPIAEVSNNFRDSYQKHTIDTDTVHYHNNSLAENTPAEIPSEEGGYENYPKPVEGQVTREHPSDSFEDYYTQARIFWNSLSLPEKQDLVESFSYHLGSVKDEGIRQKNVEMWANVDQEMASLIAANIGVEKPNNSHVQEERSYPSLSQLNSPHSAMTQKVGVLIGDGFDGEEVKNTLETLQKNGVTFDIVSEKLGPVTAEDGTALQPNKTFMTTHPTLYDAIYVVGGKSGNQLKFDQYLMDFVRMQYVHMKPIGVASSGHAYLLQGEQNNMAGVVSAADNADFAAQFVEAIAKKRYWDRT, encoded by the coding sequence ATGGATCAGAACAAGCAACAGCCTATGAATCGCAAGGATGAACAATTGGAGCCGTTCCGCAAAAGGAACACAGGTCCGGACAAGCAAATGACAGAAGAGAGCGGCATGAAGGTCGCAAATGACCAAAAGACGTTACGGGCGGGAAACCGCGGGCCGCTGCTGATGCAGGACTTCCACTTCTATAAAAAACAAACGCATTTCAACCGGGAAAGGATCCCCGAAAAAGTCGTCCATGCCCGGGGGTTCGGGGCGTACGGTGACTTTGAACTGTACGAATCGATGCAAGATTACACAATGGCAAAGTTTTTGCAGGAACCTGGGAAGAAGACGCCTGCGTTTGTCCGGTTTTCGAATTTCATCGGGAATAAAGGATCGAAGGACACGGCCGTGGACATTCGAGGGTTTGCGGTGAAATTTTATACGGAAGAAGGGAACTACGATTCTCTGGCGTTGCAATTCCCTGTCTTCATCCTCGCCGATGCGATGAAATTTGCGGATGTCACGCATGCGGCGAAGCCGAATCCGAAGACCCATATCCCGCAGGCGACCGTCGCGCATGACAGCTTCTGGGACTATGTCGTAAATAACCCGGAATCCGCACATATGGTCATGTGGGTCATGTCGATGCGGGGTCGCCCGAGAAGCTGGCGGATGATGGAAGGCTATCCGATCAATACATTCCGTTTTGTGAATGCGGAAGGGGTTTCGACATTTGTCCGATTCGTCTGGAAGCCGAAGCTCGGCGTGCACTCGCTCCTGTTGGATGAGGCGAACTTGATTGGCGGGGTCGACCCGGATTTCCACCGCCGGGACTTGATCGAGGCCATTGAGAGCGGGGCATATCCGGAATATGAGCTCGGGGTGCAGTTGATTGCCAATGAAGATGAATTCAAGTTCGATTTTGACATTTTGGACGATACGAAACTATGGCCAGAAGAAGAGATTCCGGTGAAGATTATCGGGAAACTTACGCTGAATCGGCTTGTGGACAATTTCTTTGCCGAGGAAGAGCAGTCGGCGTTCAACCCGTCCAATCTCGTGCCCGGTATTGAATTCTCCAACGATCCGGTGCTGCAAGGACGATCCTTCGCCTACCGGGATACCGAATTGTACCGACAAAACTCCGCGAACTATGAAGAACTTCCAGTCAATCGGCCGATTGCGGAAGTGTCGAATAATTTTCGGGACAGCTACCAAAAGCATACGATCGACACAGACACCGTCCATTACCATAACAATTCATTGGCCGAAAATACGCCTGCCGAGATACCATCGGAGGAGGGCGGCTATGAGAATTATCCGAAGCCGGTGGAAGGGCAAGTGACGAGAGAACATCCAAGCGATTCATTCGAGGATTATTATACGCAGGCAAGGATCTTTTGGAATAGTTTGTCCCTGCCGGAGAAACAAGATTTGGTGGAATCATTCAGTTACCACCTTGGAAGCGTGAAGGATGAAGGGATCCGCCAAAAGAACGTCGAAATGTGGGCGAATGTGGACCAGGAGATGGCCAGCCTTATCGCGGCCAACATCGGAGTGGAGAAACCTAATAATTCACATGTTCAAGAGGAACGAAGCTACCCTTCCCTAAGCCAGCTGAATTCTCCGCACTCCGCGATGACCCAGAAGGTTGGCGTGCTGATCGGAGACGGGTTCGATGGGGAGGAAGTGAAGAACACGCTAGAGACTTTGCAGAAAAATGGGGTCACCTTCGACATCGTCTCTGAAAAATTAGGTCCGGTGACCGCGGAAGACGGGACGGCGCTGCAGCCGAACAAAACGTTCATGACGACCCATCCGACTTTGTATGATGCGATCTATGTCGTTGGCGGGAAATCGGGGAACCAACTGAAATTCGATCAGTATCTGATGGATTTCGTTCGGATGCAGTATGTCCATATGAAACCGATCGGCGTAGCGTCCAGCGGTCATGCGTATCTACTGCAGGGTGAGCAGAATAATATGGCCGGTGTCGTATCGGCAGCCGACAATGCCGATTTTGCCGCTCAATTTGTCGAAGCCATCGCCAAGAAACGTTATTGGGATCGAACTTGA
- a CDS encoding putative bifunctional diguanylate cyclase/phosphodiesterase yields MASTQSIGCIILNVDRMKFINDMLGHQEGNLLLQHIAERLSDLLEEGDFLARFGGDEFIILVANDRVNTVEEIAKRCVEQMRAPFIVHGHPISITLSAGLCTYPREASNADELLQYADLAMSESKRNGKNEATAFTLSLNEQYRRKLQIEEALTTALSHGELHLVYQPKIRMRTEEIEGVEALLRWTHPEYGPISPVEFIPIAEEKGLIHTIGEWVLRASCLQWVSWSRELAEPPIVAVNISPIQLTRDDFLPTLLEIIEETAMDPRYLELEIKESASLGFEEKSRALLEKIRTLGIHISLDDFGTGYSSFSHLKELPIDVLKIDRSFLRQLIGNKGQEAIVRSIIHLGHNLNFRVLVEGAEKKEEVDWLREAGCDFVQGYYYSKPEMPERILQLMRHEGQPHG; encoded by the coding sequence ATGGCGAGTACACAATCAATCGGGTGCATCATTTTGAATGTGGACCGGATGAAATTCATTAACGACATGCTTGGCCATCAGGAGGGGAATCTGTTGCTGCAGCATATAGCGGAACGGTTGTCGGATTTGTTGGAGGAGGGCGACTTTCTCGCCAGATTCGGCGGGGATGAATTCATTATCTTGGTAGCGAATGACCGCGTGAATACTGTAGAAGAGATTGCCAAGCGATGCGTTGAGCAGATGCGCGCGCCGTTCATCGTCCATGGTCATCCGATTTCCATCACGTTGAGCGCCGGATTATGCACGTATCCACGCGAAGCGTCGAATGCCGATGAACTGTTGCAATACGCCGATTTGGCGATGTCCGAATCGAAAAGGAACGGGAAAAATGAAGCAACGGCTTTCACCTTATCCTTGAATGAGCAATATCGACGGAAATTGCAAATCGAAGAAGCCCTTACAACGGCACTGTCGCATGGCGAGCTTCATCTCGTCTATCAGCCGAAAATCCGGATGCGTACAGAAGAGATAGAAGGGGTGGAAGCCTTGCTGCGTTGGACACATCCGGAGTATGGCCCGATCTCTCCAGTGGAATTCATCCCGATTGCGGAAGAGAAAGGGTTAATTCATACAATTGGGGAGTGGGTGCTCCGTGCGTCGTGTTTGCAGTGGGTGAGTTGGAGCCGAGAACTTGCCGAACCGCCGATCGTCGCTGTCAATATTTCGCCGATTCAGTTGACGCGCGACGATTTCCTGCCGACTTTGCTGGAAATTATTGAAGAGACGGCAATGGATCCCCGTTATCTGGAATTGGAAATCAAGGAGTCGGCCTCGCTTGGTTTTGAGGAGAAAAGCAGGGCCCTGTTGGAAAAAATCCGGACATTGGGAATCCATATTTCACTGGACGACTTTGGGACAGGCTATTCCTCCTTCAGCCATCTCAAAGAACTGCCGATCGACGTGTTGAAAATCGACCGCTCCTTCTTGCGCCAGCTAATCGGGAACAAAGGACAGGAAGCGATCGTTCGCTCGATCATCCATCTCGGCCATAATTTGAACTTCCGCGTGCTCGTCGAAGGAGCCGAAAAGAAGGAGGAGGTCGATTGGCTGAGGGAGGCCGGCTGTGATTTCGTGCAAGGGTATTATTATTCCAAGCCCGAAATGCCCGAACGCATTCTTCAACTAATGCGTCATGAAGGACAGCCACACGGTTGA
- a CDS encoding TIGR01777 family oxidoreductase — protein sequence MKQKIVIAGGTGFIGQYIEKKFTDLGYDVIHISRRPQHLSWNNRDGIIQALENAEMLINLAGKSVNCRYNTKNRSEIFDSRTATTEILGQALAHCENPPPLWINSSTATIYRHAEDRPMTESGGEIGTGFSVEVAKAWEHSLFSFDLPKTRKVALRLAIVLGEGGVMGPYRNLVRFGLGGVQGSGDQMFSWIHIEDVFRILLFLQANEQLDGVFNCSAPSPITNREFMAQLRNSMNRKFGLASPAWMLEMGAVFMRTETELILKSRWVLPERLLEEGFEFTYETIDQALGQILK from the coding sequence ATGAAACAGAAGATCGTAATTGCAGGTGGAACTGGTTTCATCGGCCAATATATTGAAAAGAAGTTCACTGATTTGGGGTATGACGTCATCCATATTTCGAGACGCCCCCAACATCTTTCATGGAATAATCGAGATGGCATCATCCAAGCGTTGGAAAATGCAGAGATGCTAATCAATCTGGCGGGAAAATCGGTGAATTGTCGATACAATACGAAAAACCGGAGTGAAATTTTCGACTCCCGCACCGCAACGACGGAAATACTCGGACAGGCACTGGCCCATTGCGAAAACCCGCCTCCGCTTTGGATCAACTCCAGCACGGCCACCATTTATCGGCATGCCGAAGACAGACCGATGACGGAGTCGGGCGGCGAAATCGGCACCGGCTTTTCCGTCGAAGTTGCAAAAGCCTGGGAACACTCGTTGTTCTCGTTTGATCTGCCGAAAACGAGAAAGGTCGCCTTACGACTCGCCATCGTTCTCGGTGAAGGCGGAGTGATGGGCCCTTACCGGAACTTAGTACGTTTCGGACTCGGTGGCGTGCAAGGATCGGGAGACCAAATGTTCAGCTGGATCCATATCGAAGACGTGTTCCGGATTCTTTTATTCCTCCAGGCGAATGAGCAGTTGGATGGGGTTTTCAATTGCTCCGCCCCTTCCCCGATCACCAATCGGGAATTCATGGCGCAGCTACGGAATTCGATGAACCGAAAATTCGGCTTGGCGTCCCCTGCATGGATGTTGGAAATGGGCGCTGTTTTCATGCGTACCGAAACGGAATTGATCCTCAAAAGCCGCTGGGTGTTGCCCGAACGTCTGTTGGAAGAGGGATTCGAGTTCACGTATGAGACGATTGATCAAGCGCTTGGACAGATTTTGAAATGA
- a CDS encoding RNA polymerase sigma factor: MKEDKQLIKKVKQGSEAALEQLVSKYYEQIFHYSFRLLGSYEEASDATQDIFISMMKALSTYQERRKFKSWLFTIAYNRCMNSFRELKRSHLEMTVQQDDQGDGDFAERYVERKFVEDLVNTLPDIQKNALLLKYYHGLTAKEIAHITGVTTTTVKSRLYQGLQKLQKIVKDGE; this comes from the coding sequence GTGAAAGAAGATAAGCAATTGATCAAAAAAGTAAAACAAGGTTCTGAAGCTGCTTTAGAACAACTTGTCAGTAAGTATTACGAACAAATTTTTCATTATAGTTTTCGTCTTCTTGGTTCCTATGAAGAGGCAAGTGATGCCACGCAAGACATATTCATCTCCATGATGAAGGCTCTATCGACCTATCAGGAAAGACGGAAATTTAAATCATGGCTTTTCACCATTGCCTATAATCGGTGCATGAACAGTTTTCGTGAGTTAAAAAGAAGTCATTTAGAAATGACTGTACAACAAGACGATCAGGGGGATGGAGATTTTGCGGAAAGATATGTCGAAAGGAAGTTTGTGGAAGATTTAGTGAATACGTTACCGGATATTCAGAAAAATGCCCTGCTATTAAAGTATTATCATGGGTTGACGGCAAAAGAGATTGCTCATATTACAGGCGTCACTACGACCACCGTGAAATCGCGGCTCTACCAAGGACTTCAAAAGTTGCAAAAAATCGTTAAGGACGGTGAGTAA